DNA sequence from the Vibrio sp. BS-M-Sm-2 genome:
ACACTGTAAAGGCGGCCAACCCTCTATTTATGTAACTGACCAATTTATTCATGTTTATTTCCTTTCAACAAAATTGCGTATCTCATAACAATTGGTTTACCAATGTAAGAAATTGTTTCTATGTAGGGATGGGATGTTCAAAAATCTGGCTGAATCATAAGCTATTCATTTTTTGGTTGGCGTGAGCAACTTCACAAATGATTTTGGTTGACCAATTTGTGGGTTTTTATTGTGATATTGGTCAATCAATTTTAAATTTCGCTTTGACGGTTCCTTTTTTGAGCCCCAATATGAGCCCATAACAAAAAACACCCTACATTTTGGATAACCAATCCACGGAGAATAAGAATGATGATGACGCGTAAAACTTTGATTAGTGCGGTTGTCGGTGCTGCTTTCACTTTTGGAGCAACAGCTTCTGCTTATGCAGCTACAACATTGAAACTGAGCCATAACCACCCTCGTGACCATGCAGTACATGAAGCGATGACGTTTATGGCGAAAGAAGTACGTGAATTGACGGATGGTGAGGTGCGTATTCGTATTTACCCTGATGCTCAATTGGGTACACAGCGTGAATCTATGGAGCTGATGCAGAACGGCGCTTTAGATATGGTGAAAAGTAATGCTGCTGAGCTAGAAGCTTTTTCTCCCGCTTATTCATCATTCAACATGCCTTACTTATTCCGCGATCAAGCGCACTACTACAGTGTGACTGATGGTGAAGTAGGCCGTGACATTCTTAACTCTTCTCGTGATAGCGGCTTTATTGGTGTGACTTACTACGACGCTGGTGCGCGTAGCTTCTATACCAACAAGCCAATTAACACACCAGAAGATCTGAAAGGTTTGAAAGTTCGTGTTCAACCAAGCCCATCAGCAATTGCGATGGTGAAAGCGTTAGGCGGTAACCCAACGCCACTAGCTTACGGTGAGTTGTACACAGCACTGCAGCAAGGTGTAGTGGATGCGGCTGAAAATAACATTCCTTCTTTCAGCTTGAGCCGTCACAGTGAAGTATCTAAATACTTCAGCTTAGATGAGCACACGATGGTTCCGGATGTGTTGGTTATCTCAACCAAAGCATACGACAAACTGACTACAGAGCAACAAGATGCGCTAATGAAAGCGGCAAGTGATTCATCTGAATTGATGAAAAAATTGTGGGCTGAATCGGAAGCAAAAGAGCGTGCTAAAGCCGAGGAAATGGGTGTTACTTTTGTGGAACCAGACAAGGCTGCGTTCGCACTAGCGGTTCAACCTATGTACGACGCGCTAGATAAAGCGGACCCAGAATTGAGTGCATTGATTGACCGTATTCAGGCTGTTGAATAACGAGCAAATATAGAAAAAAGAGTAATACAAAAACAAGGTGTTACTGCATTTTAGGATATAGAGGTTGACCAATTATATTTGGTCATTATGATGGCGAGAGAAATACAATGGAAAGAAGTGACAATATCATCATGATGCCTTTCGAGCCGAAAAGACCTTATCAGGAGATAGGGTTAGTACTAAGAAAAGAACTTATTGAAGGCCTGTATAAGGTCGGAGATAGGTTACCTCCAGAACGCGATATTGCTGATCGTCTAGATGTAAGCCGCACTGTGGTGCGTGAAGCGATCATCATGCTGGAGCTTGAAAACTTAGTTGAGGTAAAAAAAGGGTCAGGTGTTTATGTCCTGAACATTCCTACTCATTCTCGCGAGAATGTGGTCAGCGATGATGCTGGTCCATTCGAGATGCTGCAAGCCCGTCAATTGCTGGAAAGTAATATTGCGGAGTTTGCGGCAACTCAGGTC
Encoded proteins:
- a CDS encoding TRAP transporter substrate-binding protein; translation: MMTRKTLISAVVGAAFTFGATASAYAATTLKLSHNHPRDHAVHEAMTFMAKEVRELTDGEVRIRIYPDAQLGTQRESMELMQNGALDMVKSNAAELEAFSPAYSSFNMPYLFRDQAHYYSVTDGEVGRDILNSSRDSGFIGVTYYDAGARSFYTNKPINTPEDLKGLKVRVQPSPSAIAMVKALGGNPTPLAYGELYTALQQGVVDAAENNIPSFSLSRHSEVSKYFSLDEHTMVPDVLVISTKAYDKLTTEQQDALMKAASDSSELMKKLWAESEAKERAKAEEMGVTFVEPDKAAFALAVQPMYDALDKADPELSALIDRIQAVE